A genomic stretch from Candidatus Hydrogenedentota bacterium includes:
- a CDS encoding O-antigen ligase family protein: MTLITRILKNGTATAWTALIIASTLAWSFHLLSFLHAKDLVLAIGLPLVAWLQYRSKVSVSLKGFLQIAPLWLGLLIWGVSGMVTAQVPSYLLENIIRWLLILTAAALILANFDVFGGRRWLYNTILGAGAAVSALALLQYAGLITLLLPVFPGYDQPAYSVFGNQDLLGGYTAFTLVLFLSLWFRSKKRKRGFSLFQAMVFALLLAALIVSSSRSAWLAAALGGLSIILLPGGIQRLRRSLRARHRNALFLLLLVAMALLALSAAQLYERSAASFSEDDVGGHARLWFWAGAADMIRDHPWLGVGLGQFAYWSPSYQGRVLWAPGGAAYYHNELHTDHAHGELLDWMSETGIAGILCWIVFFILTFRKRNPALPALITLGVFGLFNSFSHSTPHVLAMLLLAVPKDSVTARPLQLPRFALLCL, from the coding sequence CTCTTTTTTGCATGCCAAGGATCTGGTGCTGGCAATAGGGCTGCCTCTTGTAGCATGGCTCCAATACCGCAGCAAAGTGTCCGTGTCCCTAAAGGGTTTTTTGCAGATTGCGCCCCTGTGGTTAGGACTCCTTATTTGGGGAGTCTCCGGTATGGTGACGGCACAAGTCCCTTCCTATTTGCTGGAAAATATAATTCGTTGGCTCCTGATCCTGACGGCTGCCGCTCTTATCCTCGCTAATTTCGATGTATTCGGCGGCAGGCGCTGGCTCTATAACACGATTCTCGGAGCGGGAGCGGCAGTAAGCGCCCTGGCCCTACTGCAATACGCGGGTTTGATAACCTTGCTCCTGCCCGTATTTCCCGGCTACGACCAGCCTGCCTATTCGGTTTTCGGTAATCAAGATTTGTTGGGCGGCTATACGGCTTTCACCCTTGTACTGTTCCTCTCTCTGTGGTTTAGATCAAAAAAAAGGAAGCGCGGCTTTAGTTTGTTTCAAGCCATGGTTTTCGCCCTGCTCTTGGCAGCATTGATCGTGTCCTCCTCCCGTTCTGCCTGGCTCGCCGCTGCTCTGGGCGGCCTGTCCATCATCTTATTGCCGGGTGGTATTCAACGCCTTCGCCGATCGCTGCGCGCAAGACATCGGAATGCTTTGTTCCTGCTTCTTCTCGTGGCCATGGCGCTGCTGGCGCTCAGTGCTGCCCAGCTCTATGAGCGCAGTGCCGCGAGCTTTTCCGAAGACGACGTGGGCGGTCATGCACGGCTGTGGTTTTGGGCAGGCGCCGCGGATATGATCCGGGATCACCCATGGCTGGGGGTAGGACTCGGTCAATTCGCATACTGGAGTCCTTCCTATCAAGGGCGCGTATTGTGGGCACCCGGCGGCGCGGCCTATTATCACAATGAACTGCATACCGATCACGCCCACGGGGAACTTTTGGATTGGATGTCTGAAACAGGGATCGCCGGGATCCTCTGCTGGATTGTCTTCTTTATCCTAACTTTTAGAAAACGAAACCCCGCACTGCCCGCTTTGATTACTTTGGGAGTCTTTGGTCTTTTCAATTCCTTTTCACATAGCACGCCCCACGTTCTGGCTATGTTGTTGCTTGCCGTACCCAAAGACTCCGTGACAGCCCGTCCGCTGCAGCTGCCGCGCTTCGCGCTCCTATGCCT